Proteins encoded within one genomic window of Candidatus Nanoarchaeia archaeon:
- a CDS encoding PEP-utilizing enzyme has protein sequence MKPTKKEVFEQINKKWYRQGFNCTPLLLGPCGSSGMDLKPTLGDTMRSFLYEFKNDYGLACYSSEDLDRLGAVILGKIRSERDFLKNVRKEYERTFKTALGEITPSIRSLSSFSDKELIQLLANSVATIRLSVGQAHIIEPFALTTDHFIKKKLRNYIKDEKKLNLCLSALSQPIKKSFINESEEELYALSLIKGKDKRARAITIYLKRFFWIRNSYAGRVKRTVSDIEKELESLGNFQPLDTVKIKKEKREIIKELKLDTDLILLLETSDFMTEWQDKRKKNILTAIDPMEAVLEELASRLSIDVSLLRYLSEYELDENLLTNKKLKATLQERRKGCIYFTAGNGFIFLTGEDYARFHKQVGDADKQFSEAKDIHGLTASSGTAVGKVMICKSIQDISHFVRGSVLVASMTRPEYLPAMKKAVAIVTDEGGITSHAAIISRELGIPCIIGTKNATKILKDGMLVEVKANHGLVRIL, from the coding sequence ATGAAACCAACCAAAAAAGAAGTATTTGAGCAAATCAATAAGAAATGGTATAGGCAAGGCTTTAATTGCACGCCGCTGCTGCTAGGGCCATGCGGCTCCAGCGGCATGGATCTTAAGCCCACTTTGGGAGATACGATGCGTTCATTCCTTTATGAATTTAAGAATGACTATGGCCTTGCTTGTTATTCTTCTGAAGACCTTGATCGGCTTGGAGCTGTCATCCTAGGGAAAATAAGGTCAGAGCGCGATTTTCTTAAGAATGTTCGGAAAGAGTATGAAAGGACATTTAAAACTGCGCTTGGTGAGATTACTCCATCAATACGGTCCCTGTCATCATTTTCAGACAAGGAGCTCATACAACTTCTAGCCAACTCAGTTGCTACCATACGCTTGAGTGTCGGGCAGGCCCATATCATAGAGCCTTTTGCACTTACAACTGACCATTTCATCAAGAAGAAGCTTCGCAACTATATCAAAGATGAGAAAAAACTGAACCTATGCCTTTCAGCCTTATCGCAGCCCATCAAAAAGTCCTTTATCAATGAAAGTGAAGAGGAGCTCTATGCCCTGTCGCTTATCAAAGGCAAAGACAAACGAGCAAGAGCTATAACTATCTATCTTAAGCGGTTCTTCTGGATCAGGAACAGCTATGCAGGAAGAGTAAAGAGGACTGTTTCCGACATTGAAAAAGAGCTGGAATCACTGGGGAACTTTCAGCCTCTGGATACTGTGAAAATAAAGAAGGAGAAGAGAGAAATCATCAAAGAGCTTAAGCTTGATACAGATTTGATACTCCTTCTCGAAACCTCTGATTTTATGACAGAATGGCAGGATAAGCGGAAGAAGAACATCCTGACCGCAATTGACCCTATGGAAGCGGTTCTTGAAGAACTCGCCTCCCGGCTTTCTATTGATGTGAGCCTTTTAAGATACTTGTCTGAGTATGAGCTGGATGAGAACCTCCTTACCAACAAGAAGCTCAAAGCGACTCTGCAGGAGCGAAGGAAAGGCTGTATTTATTTTACTGCCGGAAATGGCTTTATTTTTCTTACCGGAGAAGACTATGCACGCTTTCATAAACAGGTGGGAGATGCTGACAAACAATTTTCAGAAGCAAAAGACATTCATGGGCTTACTGCATCATCAGGAACTGCTGTTGGGAAGGTCATGATCTGCAAGAGCATACAGGATATCTCTCATTTTGTCAGGGGAAGCGTTCTTGTGGCATCTATGACAAGGCCTGAATACCTTCCTGCGATGAAGAAGGCTGTTGCCATTGTTACTGATGAAGGAGGGATCACTTCGCATGCAGCTATTATCAGCAGGGAGCTTGGCATACCCTGCATCATTGGAACGAAGAATGCCACAAAAATCCTGAAGGATGGCATGCTTGTTGAGGTCAAGGCGAATCACGGGCTTGTGAGGATACTATGA
- a CDS encoding alpha/beta hydrolase, producing the protein LYRKLLKERARLSHGIPGPKRRLDNLSRTLLSMGLNAFDITFGKEIVDGCNKKTMKSLKPGDQAYILLHGTSQNGGAFRERIKQLEAEGYKVFAPSYSYSDALANLDSAADWLHGYIKGIKGKTKVAPIVEGHSLGAILAKYGSMQRHYTSDDVRRVVLDSGVFEGTSDTWQKKLLEGIESNIQNVDPRHRKGRETMLYLSGVTSSPYKRRRTNTEVITVAGTGDRLVNPGASFHPDARQNYLVPEGTHFDGAGGNRAYGTNIIHLVKAQEKAGWGFKDYTPENKIYEKVPLELKKVA; encoded by the coding sequence ACTTATACCGTAAATTGCTTAAGGAGCGAGCTCGGCTTAGTCATGGCATTCCTGGGCCTAAGAGGAGGCTTGATAATCTGTCAAGGACACTCCTCTCTATGGGTCTGAATGCCTTTGATATCACTTTTGGGAAAGAGATTGTGGATGGCTGTAACAAGAAAACCATGAAAAGCCTGAAGCCAGGGGATCAGGCGTATATCCTCCTTCACGGAACTTCGCAGAACGGTGGGGCATTTAGGGAGAGGATCAAGCAGCTTGAGGCAGAAGGCTATAAGGTCTTTGCTCCAAGTTACAGCTACTCAGATGCTTTGGCAAACCTGGATTCTGCAGCAGATTGGCTGCATGGATATATTAAGGGCATAAAAGGAAAGACAAAGGTAGCTCCTATAGTGGAGGGGCATAGCTTAGGGGCAATACTTGCTAAATATGGCTCTATGCAACGTCATTATACGAGCGATGATGTACGCCGTGTTGTGCTTGACTCTGGAGTCTTTGAAGGAACAAGCGATACCTGGCAGAAAAAGCTGCTGGAAGGCATTGAGTCTAATATCCAGAATGTGGATCCAAGGCACAGGAAAGGCAGGGAGACCATGCTCTACCTGAGCGGAGTTACCTCTTCTCCCTATAAAAGAAGAAGGACTAACACAGAGGTAATCACTGTTGCAGGAACAGGAGACAGGCTTGTAAATCCTGGGGCATCATTCCATCCTGATGCACGGCAAAATTATCTTGTTCCTGAAGGGACGCATTTTGACGGAGCTGGAGGAAACAGGGCATATGGAACCAATATCATCCACTTGGTAAAGGCTCAGGAAAAGGCTGGGTGGGGCTTTAAGGACTACACTCCCGAGAATAAGATTTATGAGAAGGTGCCTTTGGAATTGAAGAAGGTGGCGTAG
- a CDS encoding phosphate acyltransferase — MGGTMLDLMKIVREKARKARKRICIAEAEDERVLRAVDALVKEKITDIVLIGNEKKIREHAKEFKTNLGSSEIIDIQSYKDKDILVTELYELRKHKGLSRQQAKKLLEDYNYFGCMLLHVGKVDAFCSSCVCSTAELMRPSLQVIKTREGISTASEIMVFIDRKKDRVFFASDGSIVIEPTAEQLADIALNAADVCSSFGFEPKVAMLSYSTHGSGEHPILTPIREAIKIIREKKPGLIIDGEIQFDAATNPVSAKRKCHKGDVLKGEANVLVFPNLSAANILGHAWIQLGVPEYQFGISAGMRKPIVIYGRSATWEKIRDLTILAQMEANMF, encoded by the coding sequence GTGGGTGGTACTATGCTTGACTTGATGAAGATTGTTCGGGAAAAGGCGAGAAAGGCAAGGAAGAGGATATGCATCGCAGAGGCAGAGGATGAAAGGGTATTAAGAGCTGTTGATGCGCTTGTGAAGGAAAAGATTACGGATATTGTGCTGATAGGGAATGAAAAGAAGATACGGGAGCATGCAAAGGAGTTTAAGACGAATCTTGGCAGTTCGGAAATTATTGACATCCAGAGCTACAAGGACAAGGATATCCTTGTTACTGAACTCTATGAGCTGAGGAAGCATAAAGGCTTAAGCAGGCAGCAAGCCAAGAAGCTCCTTGAGGACTACAACTACTTTGGCTGCATGCTGCTGCATGTTGGGAAGGTGGATGCTTTTTGCTCAAGCTGTGTCTGCTCTACTGCTGAGCTTATGAGGCCTAGTTTGCAGGTCATCAAGACAAGAGAGGGAATCTCAACTGCTTCTGAAATTATGGTGTTTATTGACAGGAAGAAGGACAGGGTTTTCTTTGCCTCTGACGGAAGCATTGTGATTGAGCCTACAGCAGAACAGCTGGCAGATATCGCCTTGAATGCAGCGGATGTGTGCAGCTCATTTGGCTTTGAGCCAAAGGTTGCGATGCTTTCCTATTCAACACACGGCTCAGGAGAGCATCCGATCCTTACGCCAATCAGGGAAGCTATCAAGATCATAAGAGAGAAGAAGCCTGGGCTGATTATTGATGGAGAGATCCAGTTTGACGCTGCGACAAATCCTGTCTCTGCAAAGAGGAAATGCCACAAAGGAGATGTCTTGAAAGGAGAGGCAAATGTCCTTGTCTTTCCAAATCTAAGCGCAGCCAACATTCTTGGCCATGCCTGGATACAATTGGGTGTTCCAGAATACCAGTTCGGGATATCTGCTGGCATGAGAAAGCCGATTGTGATTTACGGAAGAAGCGCTACGTGGGAGAAGATACGGGATCTTACCATACTTGCACAGATGGAGGCGAATATGTTTTGA
- a CDS encoding PEP-utilizing enzyme — protein MTWTVYTRGAIPLYRLSCAIKAIHDLATELNGSYFKSILYATEGDSFWWAWDTKEIEGLGMHILGKTKTEKGRKTHFSAMKRYFDKAITSAERVRTLDLAKLGDEDIIKEYSVHYHESSFAHTLMDTDVDAIDVLPAEILKQKIKEALPKSTSEKEFIEAYTTLSTPAHTSYILEEENELLKVILRKTTLAKVIEKYWWTSLGWECMTPKSKSDFLKLLQEHRRSIKDPEKKLKENQVNVQRIKKERDNLLKKYSLSEDIQNLIELFDTYARYHDLRKEMQVKTTYSFYLLLQEVAKRTKQDIDDLEWLWHDEVCDLLRTRKSDKQEIKRRKQALLVLSLEKGIRTYSGREAIRVRRKELDETVADVDELKGMGVSPGIVKARVKVCNGSKEAATLKKGEILVTGMTLPDYVPAMKRAAAIVTDEGGITCHAAIISRELKKPCIVGTKIATKVLSNGDLVEVDANKGIVRKIK, from the coding sequence ATGACGTGGACTGTCTACACAAGAGGGGCTATCCCTCTTTATCGATTATCGTGCGCAATCAAGGCAATTCATGATCTTGCCACAGAACTGAACGGGTCTTATTTTAAGTCTATCCTCTATGCAACTGAAGGTGATTCCTTTTGGTGGGCGTGGGATACCAAGGAGATTGAAGGACTGGGAATGCACATCCTAGGGAAAACAAAAACAGAGAAGGGCAGGAAAACACATTTCAGCGCGATGAAGCGTTATTTTGATAAGGCGATTACGTCAGCAGAGAGGGTAAGAACCCTTGACCTTGCCAAGCTTGGTGATGAAGACATCATCAAAGAGTACAGTGTGCATTATCATGAATCCAGCTTTGCTCACACATTAATGGACACTGATGTTGATGCTATCGATGTCCTTCCCGCAGAGATCCTCAAACAAAAGATAAAAGAAGCTCTGCCTAAATCGACAAGTGAAAAAGAATTCATTGAAGCCTATACTACCCTATCAACTCCTGCCCACACCTCCTATATCCTTGAGGAGGAGAATGAGCTCTTAAAGGTAATCCTGAGAAAAACAACTCTTGCCAAGGTTATTGAGAAATACTGGTGGACAAGTCTCGGTTGGGAATGCATGACTCCCAAGTCAAAAAGCGATTTTCTTAAGTTACTCCAAGAGCATCGGCGAAGTATAAAAGATCCTGAAAAAAAGCTGAAGGAGAACCAAGTGAATGTTCAGCGAATAAAGAAAGAACGTGATAACCTCCTAAAAAAATATTCTCTTTCTGAAGACATACAGAACCTTATAGAGCTCTTTGATACCTATGCGCGCTACCATGATCTGAGGAAAGAAATGCAGGTAAAGACAACCTATTCTTTCTATCTTTTGCTGCAGGAGGTCGCAAAAAGGACCAAGCAGGATATTGATGATCTGGAATGGTTATGGCATGACGAGGTTTGCGATCTTCTGCGAACACGCAAATCTGATAAGCAGGAGATCAAAAGAAGAAAGCAGGCGCTTCTTGTGCTCTCTCTTGAAAAAGGAATCCGCACTTATTCCGGAAGGGAAGCGATACGTGTACGAAGAAAGGAACTTGATGAAACGGTTGCTGATGTTGATGAATTAAAAGGCATGGGGGTTTCACCCGGAATCGTCAAAGCCCGCGTCAAAGTCTGCAATGGATCAAAAGAAGCAGCTACATTAAAAAAAGGAGAGATTTTAGTCACAGGCATGACCCTGCCTGATTATGTTCCTGCTATGAAGAGGGCAGCGGCAATTGTCACTGACGAGGGCGGCATCACATGCCATGCAGCCATTATCAGCCGGGAGCTTAAAAAGCCGTGCATTGTCGGCACAAAGATCGCTACAAAGGTCCTGAGCAATGGAGACTTGGTTGAGGTGGACGCCAATAAAGGCATTGTCAGGAAAATAAAATGA